The DNA segment TGCGCGGTGAGAAGCAGATCGAAATCAAACCGATGGCGAAAAACTCCGTCTGGCTGTTCCTGCTGGGCGTGGTGTGCGTAGTCGTTTATGCGATCGTCAACAGCCCGAGTCTCGGTCTGGTTGAGAAACCGCTGATGAACACCACTAACGCTATCCTGATCATCATGCTGAGCGTCGCGACGCTGACCACGATCCTGTGCAAAGTGGAAACTGACGCTATCCTCAACTCCAGCACCTTCAAAGCCGGTATGAGCGCCTGTATTTGTATCCTGGGCGTTGCATGGCTGGGTGACACTTTCGTGTCTCACAACATTGACTGGATCAAAGATACTGCAGGTGAAGTGATTCAGGGCCATCCGTGGCTGCTGGCCGTCATCTTCTTCTTTGCTTCTGCACTGCTGTACTCTCAGGCAGCAACCGCTAAAGCACTGATGCCGATGGCGCTGGCGCTGAACGTTTCCCCGCTGACTGCCGTTGCGTCTTTCGCTGCGGTTTCTGGTCTGTTCATTCTGCCTACTTACCCAACGCTGGTTGCGGCGGTACAGATGGATGACACCGGGACAACGCGTATCGGTAAATTTGTCTTTAACCACCCGTTCTTCATCCCTGGTACGCTGGGTGTCGTACTGGCGGTCTGCTTCGGCTTCCTGCTGGGCAGTTTCATGCTGTAAGTGTTACCTGCGGGGCGTGTTCACGCCCCGCATTTCCCTCCCCTTTGTCTAACATCCTTCCCTCGTCCGTTGTATAGTGACCACTCTTTTGCCGGTCATTCTGTTCATTCGAGGTGTTTATGCATGATGTAAGTCGTCAGGATATCTCCCTCTCCGATGCCGTTGTGGTGCTCTGTACCGCGCCGGATGAAGCCACCGCTCAGGATCTGGCGGCCAAAGTGCTGGCAGAAAAACTGGCGGCCTGCGCCACGATTATTCCCGGTGCCACCTCGCTGTATTACTGGGAAGGAAAACTGGATCAGGAATACGAAGTCCAGATGATCTTAAAAACCTCGGTGGCACACCAGGACGCCTTACTCGATTGCCTGAAGTCTCATCACCCGTATCAAACGCCCGAGCTTCTGGTTTTACCCGTTACTCACGGAGACAGTGATTACCTCTCATGGCTCAACGCATCCTTACGCTGATCCTGCTTTTTTGCAGCACATCAACTTTTGCCGGACTTTTCGACGCGCCGGGTCGCTCGAGTTTTGTCCCTGCTGACCAGGCCTTTGCCTTTGACTTTCAGCAAAACCAACACGATCTGAATCTCACCTGGCAGGTGAAAGACGGGTATTATCTGTATCGCAAGCAGATCAGTATTACCCCTGCGCGGGCGGAAATCGCGGAAGTGACGCTGCCTGCGGGCGTCTGGCATGAAGATGAGTTCTACGGGAAAAGCGAAATCTATCGCAATACGCTCACCATTCCGGTCACCATCAACCAGGCGCAGTCAGGCGCGACGCTAACGGTAACGTATCAGGGTTGTGCCGACGCGGGTTTCTGCTATCCGCCGGAAAGCAAAACCGTGCCGCTAAGCGAAGTGACCGCCAGCGCGGAGCCGAAACCCGCAGCGCCAACAGCAACACAGCAACCGCAACCAGAGCAAGCGCCAGCCCAGCTCCCCTTCTCTGCCCTGTGGGCGCTGCTGATCGGTATTGGCATCGCGTTTACCCCCTGCGTACTGCCGATGTATCCGCTGATTTCCGGCATCGTACTTGGCGGTAAACAGCGTCTTTCCACCGGACGCGCGCTGCTGCTGACATTCATCTACGTACAGGGGATGGCGCTAACCTATACCGCGCTGGGTCTGGTGGTAGCCGCCGCTGGATTGCAGTTCCAGGCAGCCCTTCAGCATCCGTATGTCTTAATCGGTCTGGCGGTGGTCTTTACCCTGCTCGCCCTGTCAATGTTCGGCCTGTTCACTCTGCAGCTGCCATCGTCGCTGCAAACGCGCCTCACGTTGATGAGTAACCGTCAACAAGGCGGTTCTGCGGGCGGCGTTTTTGTTATGGGCGCAATTGCCGGACTGATTTGTTCGCCGTGTACAACCGCACCGCTGAGCGCCATCTTGCTGTATATCGCCCAGAGCGGGAACCTGTGGCTTGGCGGCGGTACGCTGTATCTTTACGCGCTGGGGATGGGGCTGCCGCTGATGCTGGTTACCGTCTTTGGCAACCGTCTGCTGCCGAAAAGCGGGCCGTGGATGGCGCAGGTCAAAACGGCGTTTGGCTTTGTTATCCTCGCCCTACCGGTCTTTTTGCTGGAGCGCATCATCGGCGATATGTGGGGCTTACGGCTG comes from the Citrobacter amalonaticus genome and includes:
- the dcuA gene encoding anaerobic C4-dicarboxylate transporter DcuA, which codes for MIVVELIIVLLAIFLGARLGGIGIGFAGGLGVLVLAAIGVKPGNIPFDVISIIMAVIAAISAMQVAGGLDYLVNQTEKLLRRNPKYITILAPIVTYFLTIFAGTGNISLATLPVIAEVAKEQGIKPCRPLSTAVVSAQIAITASPISAAVVYMSSVMEGHGISYIHLLSVVIPSTLLAVLVMSFLVTMLFNSKLSDDPVYRKRLEEGLIELRGEKQIEIKPMAKNSVWLFLLGVVCVVVYAIVNSPSLGLVEKPLMNTTNAILIIMLSVATLTTILCKVETDAILNSSTFKAGMSACICILGVAWLGDTFVSHNIDWIKDTAGEVIQGHPWLLAVIFFFASALLYSQAATAKALMPMALALNVSPLTAVASFAAVSGLFILPTYPTLVAAVQMDDTGTTRIGKFVFNHPFFIPGTLGVVLAVCFGFLLGSFML
- a CDS encoding protein-disulfide reductase DsbD produces the protein MAQRILTLILLFCSTSTFAGLFDAPGRSSFVPADQAFAFDFQQNQHDLNLTWQVKDGYYLYRKQISITPARAEIAEVTLPAGVWHEDEFYGKSEIYRNTLTIPVTINQAQSGATLTVTYQGCADAGFCYPPESKTVPLSEVTASAEPKPAAPTATQQPQPEQAPAQLPFSALWALLIGIGIAFTPCVLPMYPLISGIVLGGKQRLSTGRALLLTFIYVQGMALTYTALGLVVAAAGLQFQAALQHPYVLIGLAVVFTLLALSMFGLFTLQLPSSLQTRLTLMSNRQQGGSAGGVFVMGAIAGLICSPCTTAPLSAILLYIAQSGNLWLGGGTLYLYALGMGLPLMLVTVFGNRLLPKSGPWMAQVKTAFGFVILALPVFLLERIIGDMWGLRLWSLLGVAFFGWAFITSLQATRSWIRIVQIILLAAALVSVRPLQDWAFGTTVTQAQAHLDFKPVASVEELKQALTEAKGKPVMLDLYADWCVACKEFEKYTFSHPQVKQALGDTVLLQANVTANNAQDVALLKHLQVLGLPTILFFDAQGQEHPQARVTGFMDAATFSAHLRDRQP
- the cutA gene encoding divalent cation tolerance protein CutA, with translation MHDVSRQDISLSDAVVVLCTAPDEATAQDLAAKVLAEKLAACATIIPGATSLYYWEGKLDQEYEVQMILKTSVAHQDALLDCLKSHHPYQTPELLVLPVTHGDSDYLSWLNASLR